One part of the Rutidosis leptorrhynchoides isolate AG116_Rl617_1_P2 chromosome 1, CSIRO_AGI_Rlap_v1, whole genome shotgun sequence genome encodes these proteins:
- the LOC139867797 gene encoding ETHYLENE INSENSITIVE 3-like 3 protein gives MDDLIMDTNGLGDNSDMEGDDLRIDNIAEKDVSDEEIDAEDLERRMWKDRIKLKRLKEKQKMLAQLAAEKQKAKQTSDQARRKKMSRAQDGILKYMLKLMEVCKARGFVYGIVPEKGKPVSGSSDNLRAWWKEKVKFDKNGPAAIAKYDADCIAKGQGIGCQNGNPNSVLQDLQDATLGSLLSSLMQHCDPPQRKFPLEKGLPPPWWPTGDEDWWTRLGLPKGQSPPYKKPHDLKKMWKVGVLTAVIKHMSPNIAKIRRLVRQSKCLQDKMTAKESSIWLAVLNREEGLILQSSGDNGGSGITETPSGGCLDKNRPSNSYDSDYDVDGIEDTRASVSSKDRDVPPPPRQHDKTEKQRGKRRKREQSKALQKQIVPYEPQDALPDINHTDLSFSGYQIQESVQEDHALTGVRPLLVDNVTDVQLPANELQNVSNVNPDMLLYPPVQESEYRPTGVHQEPSSSELHNVNLYGVQHPVHEFQNGNTGEVGPRIIEKVGLQNEHERPVDNQFESSINSLSLDYGAFSPFTLGIDGTTSLNTDFNYLLDEDFNEDDLMQYFGA, from the coding sequence ATGGATGATCTTATAATGGATACTAATGGATTGGGCGACAATTCGGATATGGAAGGCGATGATTTAAGGATTGACAATATAGCTGAAAAAGATGTTAGTGATGAAGAAATCGATGCTGAAGATCTCGAAAGACGTATGTGGAAGGATCGAATTAAGCTTAAAAGATTGAAAGAGAAGCAAAAAATGTTAGCACAATTAGCTGCAGAAAAACAAAAGGCTAAGCAAACGAGCGATCAGGCCCGTAGGAAGAAGATGTCTAGGGCTCAAGATGGGATTTTGAAATACATGTTGAAGTTAATGGAAGTGTGTAAAGCTCGTGGTTTCGTTTATGGGATCGTTCCTGAAAAGGGTAAGCCCGTTAGTGGTTCGTCTGATAATCTACGGGCTTGGTGGAAAGAAAAAGTCAAGTTTGATAAAAACGGGCCAGCAGCGATAGCGAAATATGATGCTGATTGCATTGCGAAAGGGCAAGGAATCGGTTGTCAAAATGGGAACCCGAATAGTGTTCTTCAAGATTTACAAGATGCTACTTTGGGCTCGCTTTTGTCGTCTTTAATGCAACATTGTGATCCACCTCAGAGGAAGTTTCCTTTAGAGAAGGGGCTTCCGCCCCCGTGGTGGCCCACGGGGGATGAAGATTGGTGGACGAGATTAGGGTTACCAAAGGGTCAATCGCCCCCTTATAAAAAACCACATGATTTAAAGAAAATGTGGAAAGTTGGAGTTTTAACTGCTGTTATAAAACACATGTCTCCAAACATTGCTAAAATTAGAAGGTTGGTTCGTCAGTCGAAGTGTTTACAGGATAAAATGACAGCTAAAGAGAGTTCGATTTGGTTAGCGGTTTTAAACCGAGAAGAAGGTTTGATTTTACAATCGAGTGGTGATAATGGTGGGTCCGGGATAACCGAAACACCTTCGGGTGGCTGTTTGGATAAAAACCGACCTTCAAATAGCTATGATAGTGATTATGATGTTGACGGAATTGAAGATACTCGGGCCTCGGTTTCATCAAAAGATCGTGATGTCCCACCGCCGCCACGTCAGCatgataaaacagaaaaacaaagggGAAAAAGAAGAAAACGGGAGCAGTCGAAGGCTTTGCAGAAACAAATAGTACCGTACGAGCCGCAAGATGCGCTGCCTGATATAAACCATACAGACTTGTCTTTTTCTGGTTACCAGATTCAAGAAAGTGTGCAGGAAGATCATGCGTTGACAGGTGTCAGGCCATTATTGGTGGACAATGTGACTGATGTTCAGTTACCTGCAAATGAATTGCAAAATGTTTCTAACGTTAATCCAGACATGTTGCTATATCCACCTGTTCAAGAATCTGAATATAGACCAACTGGGGTCCACCAAGAACCTTCGAGTTCTGAATTACATAATGTGAATCTTTACGGTGTACAACATCCCGTTCACGAGTTCCAGAATGGGAATACGGGTGAGGTGGGTCCCAGAATAATTGAAAAAGTTGGACTTCAAAATGAGCATGAAAGACCGGTAGATAACCAGTTTGAATCATCAATTAATAGCTTGTCGTTAGATTATGGGGCGTTCAGTCCGTTTACTCTTGGTATAGATGGAACGACATCACTGAATACCGATTTTAATTATCTGCTTGATGAAGACTTTAATGAAGACGACCTCATGCAGTACTTCGGAGCGTAA